In Sphaeramia orbicularis chromosome 7, fSphaOr1.1, whole genome shotgun sequence, one genomic interval encodes:
- the ampd2b gene encoding AMP deaminase 2 isoform X5, translating into MSSNLPPGTTTGAAKSKPLSPFRKRGSLQYATSTADLRGKRHLLTSQHSLPGIPVALKQSIDLRTSMDGKYKEIAEELFSRSLAESEMRSAPYEFPEDSPIEQLEERRQRLERQISQDVKFEPDILLRAKQEFMKTDSATDLEYMKEQSQVPDLQERELIPEREYQRVTISGEEKCGVPFTDLLDAAKCVVKALFIRQKYMGLSLQSFYRTTARYLQELSERPLDLDVYEEEIPETTVTADATVHPPVSETHPYENQDPASMPPDMGYGCKMVNGVMHVYTTRSTMDKSTELDLPYPDLQEYIADMNVMMALIINGPVKSFCYRRLQYLSSKFQMHILLNEMKELAAQKKVPHRDFYNIRKVDTHIHASSCMNQKHLLRFIKRAMKKYPAEIVHVERGKGQTLMEVFESMNLTAFDLSVDTLDMHADRNTFHRFDKFNAKYNPIGESILREIFIKTDNHIEGKYFGHIIKEVMADLEESKYQNVELRLSIYGRSRNEWDKLAKWAVKHQVYSNNVRWLVQVPRLFDVYHTKKQLSNFQEMLENIFMPLFEVTVNPSSHPELHLFLQHVVGFDSVDDESKPEQHIFNLDSPLPVNWTEEDNPPYSYYLYYMYANMTVLNHLRRQRGFHTLVLRPHCGEAGPIHHLVSGFMLSENISHGLLLRKAPVLQYLYYLAQIGIAMSPLSNNSLFLSYHRNPLPEYLSRGLMVSLSTDDPLQFHFTKEPLMEEYSIAAQVWKLSSCDMCELARNSVLMSGFSHQVKSYWLGPNYIKEGQESNDIRRTNVPDIRVAYRYETMCEELNLITQAIRTDELETIEEEGSLCMGAVQAEK; encoded by the exons CTGACCTCCGTGGTAAACGCCATCTCCTCACCTCCCAGCACTCCCTCCCTGGGATCCCAGTGGCACTGAAACAGTCCATCGACCTGCGTACATCTATGGATGGGAAATACAAGGAGATTGCAGAG gAGTTATTCTCTCGCAGCCTGGCTGAGAGTGAGATGCGTAGCGCCCCCTATGAGTTCCCAGAGGACAGCCCCATCGAACAGCTGGAGGAGAGACGTCAGCGCCTCGAACGACAGATCAGCCAGGATGTCAA GTTTGAACCCGACATCCTCCTGCGAGCCAAGCAGGAGTTCATGAAGACCGACAGTGCCACAGATCTGGA ATACATGAAGGAGCAGAGTCAAGTTCCTGACCTGcaagagagagaactgattccaGAGAGAGAGTACCAGAGAGTCACTATTTCTGGAGAGGAGAAATGTGGG GTTCCCTTCACAGATCTGCTGGATGCTGCCAAATGCGTGGTGAAGGCTTTGTTCATCAGACAGAAGTACATGGGTCTGTCGCTGCAGAGCTTCTACAGGACCACCGCTCGCTACCTCCAGGAGCTCAGTGAGAGACCCCTGGACCTGGATGTGTATGAGGAGGAGATCCCCGAGACCACAGTCACTGCAG ATGCCACAGTGCACCCACCTGTTTCTGAAACGCACCCCTACGAGAACCAGGACCCCGCCAGCATGCCCCCCGACATGGGGTACGGGTGCAAAATGGTGAACGGTGTCATGCATGTTTACACTACGAGGAGCACAATGGACAA GAGCACAGAGTTGGACCTACCATATCCAGATCTACAGGAGTACATCGCTGATATGAACGTCATGATGGCGCTCATTATCAATGGACCAGT AAAGTCCTTCTGCTACCGTCGTCTGCAGTACCTCAGCTCCAAGTTCCAGATGCACATCCTGCTGAATGAGATGAAAGAGCTCGCAGCACAGAAAAAAGTCCCACATCGAGACTTCTACAATATCCGTAAG GTCGACACACACATCCACGCGTCTTCCTGCATGAATCAAAAACACCTGCTGCGTTTTATCAAAAGGGCCATGAAGAAGTATCCAGCAGAGATCGTCCATGTGGAAAGAGGGAAAGGTCAGACACTCATGGAGGTGTTTGAGAGCATGAACCTCACAGCCTTTGACCTGAGTGTGGATACTCTGGACATGCACGCA GACCGAAACACTTTCCATCGTTTTGACAAGTTCAACGCCAAATACAATCCCATTGGCGAGTCCATTCTGAGGGAGATCTTCATCAAAACAGACAACCACATCGAGGGGAAATACTTTGGCCACATTATTAAG GAGGTGATGGCAGATCTGGAAGAGAGCAAGTACCAGAACGTAGAGCTCAGGCTGTCGATCTACGGCCGATCCAGAAATGAGTGGGACAAACTGGCAAAGTGGGCCGTCAAACATCAGGTCTACTCTAATAACGTGCGCTGGCTTGTGCAAGTACCACGACTCTT TGATGTTTACCACACAAAGAAACAGCTGTCCAACTTCCAGGAGATGCTGGAGAACATCTTCATGCCTCTGTTTGAAGTGACAGTAAACCCCAGCAGCCATCCAGAGCTGCACCTTTTCCTACAACAC GTCGTAGGTTTTGACAGTGTAGATGATGAGTCGAAACCAGAGCAGCACATCTTCAACCTGGACAGTCCACTGCCAGTCAACTGGACAGAGGAGGACAACCCACCCTATTCCTACTACCTCTACTATATGTATGCAAACATGACTGTGCTGAATCACCTGCGCAG GCAGCGGGGATTTCACACACTTGTACTTCGGCCTCATTGTGGAGAGGCAGGACCCATCCATCACCTGGTGTCTGGTTTCATGCTGTCAGAGAATATCTCTCATGGTCTGCTGCTCAGAAAG GCTCCTGTGCTGCAGTATCTGTACTACTTGGCCCAGATAGGCATTGCCATGTCCCCCCTCAGCAATAACAGCCTGTTCCTCAGCTACCATCGCAACCCTCTGCCAGAGTATCTGTCCAGAGGCCTCATGGTCTCTCTGTCCACAGACGATCCACTGCAGTTTCACTTCACCAAG GAGCCCTTGATGGAGGAATACAGCATCGCAGCTCAAGTATGGAAACTGAGCTCATGCGACATGTGTGAGCTGGCAAGAAACAGCGTACTGATGAGTGGCTTTTCCCATCAG GTAAAGAGTTACTGGCTCGGCCCGAACTACATCAAAGAGGGACAAGAGAGTAACGACATCAGGCGCACTAATGTTCCAGACATCCGTGTGGCGTACCGTTACGAAACCATGTGTGAGGAGCTGAATTTAATCACACAGGCTATCCGCACAGACGAGCTGGAGACCATCGAGGAAGAGGGCAGTCTGTGCATGGGGGCTGTGCAGGCGGAGAAGTGA
- the ampd2b gene encoding AMP deaminase 2 isoform X6, with amino-acid sequence MDGKYKEIAEELFSRSLAESEMRSAPYEFPEDSPIEQLEERRQRLERQISQDVKFEPDILLRAKQEFMKTDSATDLEYMKEQSQVPDLQERELIPEREYQRVTISGEEKCGVPFTDLLDAAKCVVKALFIRQKYMGLSLQSFYRTTARYLQELSERPLDLDVYEEEIPETTVTADATVHPPVSETHPYENQDPASMPPDMGYGCKMVNGVMHVYTTRSTMDKSTELDLPYPDLQEYIADMNVMMALIINGPVKSFCYRRLQYLSSKFQMHILLNEMKELAAQKKVPHRDFYNIRKVDTHIHASSCMNQKHLLRFIKRAMKKYPAEIVHVERGKGQTLMEVFESMNLTAFDLSVDTLDMHADRNTFHRFDKFNAKYNPIGESILREIFIKTDNHIEGKYFGHIIKEVMADLEESKYQNVELRLSIYGRSRNEWDKLAKWAVKHQVYSNNVRWLVQVPRLFDVYHTKKQLSNFQEMLENIFMPLFEVTVNPSSHPELHLFLQHVVGFDSVDDESKPEQHIFNLDSPLPVNWTEEDNPPYSYYLYYMYANMTVLNHLRRQRGFHTLVLRPHCGEAGPIHHLVSGFMLSENISHGLLLRKAPVLQYLYYLAQIGIAMSPLSNNSLFLSYHRNPLPEYLSRGLMVSLSTDDPLQFHFTKEPLMEEYSIAAQVWKLSSCDMCELARNSVLMSGFSHQVKSYWLGPNYIKEGQESNDIRRTNVPDIRVAYRYETMCEELNLITQAIRTDELETIEEEGSLCMGAVQAEK; translated from the exons ATGGATGGGAAATACAAGGAGATTGCAGAG gAGTTATTCTCTCGCAGCCTGGCTGAGAGTGAGATGCGTAGCGCCCCCTATGAGTTCCCAGAGGACAGCCCCATCGAACAGCTGGAGGAGAGACGTCAGCGCCTCGAACGACAGATCAGCCAGGATGTCAA GTTTGAACCCGACATCCTCCTGCGAGCCAAGCAGGAGTTCATGAAGACCGACAGTGCCACAGATCTGGA ATACATGAAGGAGCAGAGTCAAGTTCCTGACCTGcaagagagagaactgattccaGAGAGAGAGTACCAGAGAGTCACTATTTCTGGAGAGGAGAAATGTGGG GTTCCCTTCACAGATCTGCTGGATGCTGCCAAATGCGTGGTGAAGGCTTTGTTCATCAGACAGAAGTACATGGGTCTGTCGCTGCAGAGCTTCTACAGGACCACCGCTCGCTACCTCCAGGAGCTCAGTGAGAGACCCCTGGACCTGGATGTGTATGAGGAGGAGATCCCCGAGACCACAGTCACTGCAG ATGCCACAGTGCACCCACCTGTTTCTGAAACGCACCCCTACGAGAACCAGGACCCCGCCAGCATGCCCCCCGACATGGGGTACGGGTGCAAAATGGTGAACGGTGTCATGCATGTTTACACTACGAGGAGCACAATGGACAA GAGCACAGAGTTGGACCTACCATATCCAGATCTACAGGAGTACATCGCTGATATGAACGTCATGATGGCGCTCATTATCAATGGACCAGT AAAGTCCTTCTGCTACCGTCGTCTGCAGTACCTCAGCTCCAAGTTCCAGATGCACATCCTGCTGAATGAGATGAAAGAGCTCGCAGCACAGAAAAAAGTCCCACATCGAGACTTCTACAATATCCGTAAG GTCGACACACACATCCACGCGTCTTCCTGCATGAATCAAAAACACCTGCTGCGTTTTATCAAAAGGGCCATGAAGAAGTATCCAGCAGAGATCGTCCATGTGGAAAGAGGGAAAGGTCAGACACTCATGGAGGTGTTTGAGAGCATGAACCTCACAGCCTTTGACCTGAGTGTGGATACTCTGGACATGCACGCA GACCGAAACACTTTCCATCGTTTTGACAAGTTCAACGCCAAATACAATCCCATTGGCGAGTCCATTCTGAGGGAGATCTTCATCAAAACAGACAACCACATCGAGGGGAAATACTTTGGCCACATTATTAAG GAGGTGATGGCAGATCTGGAAGAGAGCAAGTACCAGAACGTAGAGCTCAGGCTGTCGATCTACGGCCGATCCAGAAATGAGTGGGACAAACTGGCAAAGTGGGCCGTCAAACATCAGGTCTACTCTAATAACGTGCGCTGGCTTGTGCAAGTACCACGACTCTT TGATGTTTACCACACAAAGAAACAGCTGTCCAACTTCCAGGAGATGCTGGAGAACATCTTCATGCCTCTGTTTGAAGTGACAGTAAACCCCAGCAGCCATCCAGAGCTGCACCTTTTCCTACAACAC GTCGTAGGTTTTGACAGTGTAGATGATGAGTCGAAACCAGAGCAGCACATCTTCAACCTGGACAGTCCACTGCCAGTCAACTGGACAGAGGAGGACAACCCACCCTATTCCTACTACCTCTACTATATGTATGCAAACATGACTGTGCTGAATCACCTGCGCAG GCAGCGGGGATTTCACACACTTGTACTTCGGCCTCATTGTGGAGAGGCAGGACCCATCCATCACCTGGTGTCTGGTTTCATGCTGTCAGAGAATATCTCTCATGGTCTGCTGCTCAGAAAG GCTCCTGTGCTGCAGTATCTGTACTACTTGGCCCAGATAGGCATTGCCATGTCCCCCCTCAGCAATAACAGCCTGTTCCTCAGCTACCATCGCAACCCTCTGCCAGAGTATCTGTCCAGAGGCCTCATGGTCTCTCTGTCCACAGACGATCCACTGCAGTTTCACTTCACCAAG GAGCCCTTGATGGAGGAATACAGCATCGCAGCTCAAGTATGGAAACTGAGCTCATGCGACATGTGTGAGCTGGCAAGAAACAGCGTACTGATGAGTGGCTTTTCCCATCAG GTAAAGAGTTACTGGCTCGGCCCGAACTACATCAAAGAGGGACAAGAGAGTAACGACATCAGGCGCACTAATGTTCCAGACATCCGTGTGGCGTACCGTTACGAAACCATGTGTGAGGAGCTGAATTTAATCACACAGGCTATCCGCACAGACGAGCTGGAGACCATCGAGGAAGAGGGCAGTCTGTGCATGGGGGCTGTGCAGGCGGAGAAGTGA